In Choloepus didactylus isolate mChoDid1 chromosome 18, mChoDid1.pri, whole genome shotgun sequence, a single genomic region encodes these proteins:
- the LOC119514818 gene encoding LOW QUALITY PROTEIN: phosphatidylinositol-glycan-specific phospholipase D-like (The sequence of the model RefSeq protein was modified relative to this genomic sequence to represent the inferred CDS: substituted 3 bases at 3 genomic stop codons), producing the protein MKFKXLLLEHQDAYQAGSVFPDCFYPDICKGGKFHDVSESTHWTPFLNASVHYIRENYPLPWEKDTEKLVAFLFGITSHMVADVSWHSLGIEQGFLRTMGAIDFHGSYSEAHSAGDFGGDVSSQFEFNFNYLARHWYVPVKDLLGIYKKLYGREVITKNVIVDCSYLQFLEMYGELLAVSKLYPTYSTKSPFLVEQFQEYFLGGLDDTAFWSTKIYHLTSFMLENGTSDCNIPENPLFIACGGQQNNNHGSKVQKNDLHRNSAAFLTEDIERNINYAERGVFFSVDSWTQAFKRNIWTVFTGSSQQSLKHVSIPSSSYFLSFPYARLGWVMASADLNQDGYGDLAVGAPGYSCLGHIQIGRVYLLYGNDLGLPPVDLDLDKEAHRILEGFQPSGQFGSTVAVLDFNKDGVADLAVGAPSVGSEQLTYRGEVYIYFGSKEGRMPSSPNITISCQDIYCNLGWALLAIDMNGDREPDLVIGSPFAPGGGKQRGIVAAFYSATSQNDKEKLDVEAADXLVRGEEDFAWFGYSLHGVSMNNRTLLLVGSPTWKNAGRLGHLSHRSDEKLSLGRVYGYFPPNCXSWFTISGDKQPPETQLCNNMMQRRLGSLGHPDPTGTPRPQEKPQP; encoded by the exons atgaaattcaAATAGCTCTTACTTGAACACCAAGATGCATATCAGGCTGGATCCGTGTTTCCTGATTGTTTTTACCCCGACATCTGCAAAGGAGGAAAATTCCATGACGTGTCCGAGAGCACACACTGGACTCCATTTCTGAATGCAAGCGTTCATTACATCCGGGAGAACTATCCCCTTCCCTGggagaaggacacagagaaatTGGTAGCTTTCCTGTTTGGAATTACCTCTCACATGGTGGCAGATGTCAGCTGGCACAGCCTGGGTATCGAACAGGGATTCCTTAGGACAATGGGAGCTATTGATTTTCATGGCTCCTATTCTGAGGCTCATTCAGCTGGTGATTTTGGAGGAGATGTTTCGAGCCAGTTTGAGTTCAATTTTAATTATCTCGCACGGCACTGGTATGTGCCCGTCAAAGATCTATTGGGAATTTATAAGAAACTCTATGGTCGAGAAGTCATCACCAAAAATGTAATTGTTGACTGTTCGTATCTTCAGTTCTTGGAAATGTATGGTGAGCTGTTAGCTGTTTCCAAGCTTTATCCCACTTACTCTACAAAGTCCCCGTTTTTGGTGGAACAATTCCAAGAGTATTTCCTTGGAGGACTGGATGATACGGCATTTTGGTCCACTAAGATTTACCATCTAACAAGCTTCATGTTAGAGAATGGGACCAGTGACTGCAACATACCTGAGAACCCTCTGTTCATAGCATGTGGAGGCCAGCAAAACAATAACCATGGCTCAAAAGTGCAGAAAAATGATCTTCATAGAAATTCAGCTGCATTTCTAACTGAAGACATTGAAAGAAATATAAACTATGCAGAGAGAGGAGTGTTCTTTAGTGTGGATTCCTGGACCCAAGCTTTCAAACGGAACATATGGACAGTGTTTACAGGCAGCTCCCAGCAGTCACTAAAGCATGTCTCCATCCCCTCATCATCTTACTTCCTGTCATTTCCCTATGCAAGACTTGGCTGGGTAATGGCCTCAGCAGACCTCAACCAGGATGGCTACGGTGATCTTGCGGTGGGTGCACCGGGCTATAGTTGCCTGGGCCACATTCAGATCGGCCGCGTGTACCTCCTTTATGGCAACGACCTGGGCCTGCCCCCTGTTGACTTGGACTTGGACAAGGAGGCTCACAGGATCTTGGAGGGCTTCCAGCCCTCAGGTCAGTTTGGTTCTACCGTGGCTGTCTTGGACTTTAACAAGGATGGCGTGGCGGACCTGGCCGTGGGAGCCCCCTCAGTGGGCTCCGAGCAGCTCACGTACAGGGGTGAGGTGTACATCTACTTTGGTTCTAAAGAAGGAAGAATGCCATCTTCCCCTAATATCACCATTTCTTGCCAGGACATCTACTGTAACCTGGGCTGGGCACTCTTGGCCATAGACATGAATGGAGACCGTGAGCCCGACCTGGTGATTGGCTCCCCTTTTGCACCAGGTGGAGGGAAGCAGAGGGGAATTGTGGCTGCATTTTATTCTGCCACCAGCCAGAACGATAAAGAAAAGCTGGACGTTGAGGCAGCTGACTAGCTGGTGAGAGGTGAGGAGGACTTCGCCTGGTTCGGATACTCCCTGCACGGCGTCAGCATGAACAACAGAACTTTGCTGTTGGTTGGAAGCCCGACCTGGAAGAACGCTGGCAGGCTGGGCCATTTATCCCACAGAAGTGATGAGAAGCTAAGCCTCGGAAGGGTGTATGGCTATTTCCCGCCAAATTGTTAAAGCTGGTTTACCATTTCTGGAGACAAGCAACCCCCAGAAACCCAGCTTTGCAACAACATGAT GCAGAGGCGCCTGGGCTCACTGGGACACCCCGACCCCACTGGGACACCCCGACCCCAGGAGAAGCCTCAGCCCTGA
- the LOC119514062 gene encoding CMRF35-like molecule 7: MIQANIRQFSFRLCYKSLEGSWRSVTSRQRVQARGTMWLPSALLLLSLPGCFSIHGPKTVSGPLRGSVTLQCHYDPGWEPYRKWWCQGADWGECDILIITTGTEEEVKKGRVSIKDNHKNRAFTVTMEGLSGKDADTYWCGIERLGTDRGFQVKVAVDPAVSPVNPASSVASLPSTSRRSNSSKWMTSTRPPTRSPSKTSSRSHNPMSAGQCPQGRRADNGKCEGGSQLSPTSGAASKERGGHVIAFFLSLLSLCLALGGDPVAGSPNL, from the exons ATGATTCAGGCCAATATAAGGCAGTTTTCCTTCAGGCTCTGTTACAAGTCcctggaaggcagctggcgttcGGTGACCAGCAGGCAGCGAGTCCAGGCCCGTGGGACCATGTGGCTGCCGTCAGCTCTGCTCCTTCTCAGCCTCCCAG GTTGTTTCTCCATCCATGGTCCAAAGACAGTAAGCGGCCCACTGAGGGGCTCCGTGACCCTGCAGTGTCACTATGACCCAGGCTGGGAGCCCTACAGGAAGTGGTGGTGTCAAGGAGCTGATTGGGGTGAGTGCGACATCCTCATCATAACCACAGGAACAGAGGAAGAGGTGAAGAAGGGCCGCGTATCCATCAAGGACAACCACAAAAACCGCGCGTTCACCGTGACCATGGAGGGTCTCAGCGGAAAAGATGCTGACACTTACTGGTGTGGGATTGAGCGACTTGGAACTGACCGTGGATTCCAAGTTAAAGTGGCCGTTGACCCAG CGGTGAGTCCAGTAAACCCGGCGTCCAGTGTGGCTTCCTTGCCTTCAACCTCCAGGAGGTCAAACAGCAGCAAATGGATGACTTCCACCAGACCCCCGACCAG gtCTCCAAGCAAGACTTCATCCAGAAGCCACAATCCCATGTCTGCTGGGCAGTGTCCGCAGGGGCGGCGGGCAGACAATGGGAAGTGTGAGGGTGGGTCACAGTTGTCTCCGACTAGTGGAGCTGCATCCAAAGAGCGAGGGGGGCACGTCattgcattttttctctctttactgtCCCTCTGCTTGGCCCTGGGTGGTGACCCCGTTGCAGGAAGTCCCAATTTGTAA